A portion of the Pseudarthrobacter defluvii genome contains these proteins:
- a CDS encoding carbohydrate ABC transporter permease, which yields MSSQTLQTRTGKHSGSTAEPPATPKPYRTRRLPAAGTIGRYAALAVAAALTLGPVLWTLSTSLRTPSESFNLPPSFLPINPDFTAYQEVFKQINVGLLVLNSALVTGLIALGQMASATLAGYAFARLDFRGKNAIFSLVLATMMVPVQVTIVPVFMLIRGMGLSDTLLALILPAIPTAFGTFLMRQYFLGLPNDFAEAAALDGAGPWRIFQSVYVPLAVPGMAIVGILAFNFHWNEFFRPLILTISEQNFTLPLGLVTLQGNLGTGSISVVLAGVILSMLPALVVFIFGQRTLREGLTAGASK from the coding sequence ATGTCCAGCCAGACTTTGCAGACCAGGACCGGCAAGCATTCCGGTTCCACCGCCGAACCGCCCGCCACCCCCAAGCCGTACCGCACCCGCCGCCTGCCCGCAGCCGGCACCATCGGAAGGTACGCCGCCCTGGCCGTGGCAGCGGCGCTGACCCTCGGCCCTGTCCTGTGGACCCTGTCCACCTCGCTGCGGACGCCGTCGGAATCGTTCAACCTGCCGCCGTCGTTTCTGCCCATCAACCCTGACTTCACCGCCTACCAGGAGGTGTTCAAGCAGATCAACGTCGGCCTCCTGGTCCTGAACAGCGCCCTGGTGACCGGGCTGATCGCACTTGGCCAGATGGCGTCGGCCACCCTGGCCGGCTACGCCTTCGCCCGCCTGGACTTCCGCGGCAAGAACGCCATCTTCTCGCTGGTGCTGGCCACCATGATGGTCCCGGTGCAGGTCACTATCGTCCCGGTGTTCATGCTGATCCGGGGCATGGGCCTGTCCGATACCCTGCTGGCCCTGATCCTGCCGGCTATTCCGACAGCATTCGGCACCTTCCTGATGCGCCAGTACTTCCTGGGCCTGCCAAACGACTTCGCCGAAGCAGCCGCCCTGGACGGTGCCGGACCATGGCGGATCTTCCAGTCGGTCTACGTCCCCCTGGCGGTCCCCGGCATGGCCATCGTCGGGATCCTTGCCTTCAACTTCCACTGGAACGAGTTCTTCCGGCCACTGATCCTGACGATCAGCGAACAGAACTTCACCCTTCCCCTCGGCCTGGTCACGCTCCAAGGCAACCTCGGCACCGGCAGCATCTCCGTGGTCCTCGCCGGCGTAATCCTGTCCATGCTGCCGGCACTGGTCGTCTTCATCTTCGGTCAACGAACCCTGCGGGAAGGCCTCACGGCCGGCGCCAGCAAATAG
- a CDS encoding glycoside hydrolase family 32 protein yields METLTTNNAAATDIYRPALHYAARDTWLNDPNGLIFHDGVYHLYYQNNPLGNVWGNMSWGHATSTDLLAWTEHPVAIPCDDNEDIFSGSIVYDRTNTSGFGTGSVAPLVAIYTSAYKPGSEHEGIQAQSLAYSLDGGYTWTKHANNPVLDRRSANFRDPKVIRYDGGEGSCWVMVAVEAQDFKVVFYKSEDLKNWEFLSSFGPANATGGIWECPDLFPLPLDGDPENVKWVLTVNLNPGGPNRGSAGQYFIGDFDGTSFTSTSAETAGLHSPDDHGAYHWLDWGRDYYAAVSFNDAPDNRRLMIGWMNNWEYANHIPTTPWRSPMSLAREVSLQTIDGNLCLVQRPAGDWTALVTQEPFSLAETTIDDGEQVLPGAAGTVQRIDVSFAPGSAKEFGLVLRGDGAKGTHVGIRPDEGRLFVDRRQSGQTDFHESFPSVDTAPVRSTSGSYDLSIFVDRCSIEVFAQGGQVTMTELIFPAEDSTDLAVFAVGGTATISSLQVTQLE; encoded by the coding sequence ATGGAAACCCTCACGACGAACAATGCCGCAGCCACCGACATTTACAGGCCTGCCCTGCATTACGCAGCCCGGGACACCTGGCTCAACGACCCCAACGGCCTGATTTTCCATGACGGCGTCTACCACCTCTATTACCAGAACAACCCGCTGGGCAACGTCTGGGGCAACATGTCCTGGGGACACGCGACATCCACGGACCTGCTGGCCTGGACCGAACACCCCGTCGCCATCCCCTGCGACGACAACGAAGACATCTTTTCCGGCAGCATCGTCTATGACAGGACCAACACCAGCGGCTTCGGCACCGGTTCCGTTGCCCCGCTCGTGGCCATCTACACCAGCGCCTACAAGCCGGGCTCCGAGCACGAGGGAATCCAGGCCCAGTCCCTGGCGTACAGCCTGGACGGTGGCTACACCTGGACAAAACACGCCAACAACCCCGTACTGGACCGCCGGTCAGCCAACTTCCGCGACCCTAAAGTCATCCGGTACGACGGCGGCGAGGGCAGTTGCTGGGTGATGGTCGCCGTTGAGGCGCAAGACTTCAAGGTGGTGTTCTACAAGTCCGAAGACCTGAAGAATTGGGAATTCCTCAGTAGCTTCGGCCCCGCGAACGCCACCGGCGGCATTTGGGAATGCCCCGACCTTTTCCCGCTGCCTCTGGACGGCGACCCGGAAAACGTCAAGTGGGTGCTGACCGTGAACCTCAACCCTGGCGGCCCCAACCGCGGGTCGGCCGGCCAATACTTCATTGGCGACTTCGACGGAACTTCATTCACCTCCACCAGTGCGGAGACCGCGGGCCTCCACAGCCCTGACGACCACGGCGCCTACCACTGGCTGGACTGGGGCCGGGACTACTACGCAGCCGTCTCCTTCAACGACGCCCCGGACAACCGTCGCCTCATGATCGGGTGGATGAACAACTGGGAGTACGCCAACCACATCCCGACCACACCCTGGCGCAGCCCCATGAGCCTGGCCCGCGAAGTCTCCCTTCAGACCATCGACGGAAACCTGTGCCTGGTCCAGCGACCCGCAGGCGACTGGACTGCATTGGTGACGCAGGAGCCTTTCTCCCTTGCTGAAACCACTATTGACGACGGCGAGCAGGTGCTGCCGGGCGCGGCAGGCACGGTTCAGCGCATTGATGTCAGCTTCGCTCCCGGAAGTGCTAAGGAATTCGGACTTGTCCTGCGGGGGGACGGCGCCAAGGGCACCCATGTGGGCATCCGGCCGGACGAAGGCAGACTGTTCGTCGATCGGCGGCAGTCCGGGCAGACTGACTTCCACGAATCCTTCCCCTCCGTCGACACCGCGCCCGTCCGGTCAACGTCCGGTTCCTACGACCTCAGCATCTTCGTTGACCGCTGCTCCATAGAAGTGTTCGCCCAGGGCGGCCAGGTCACCATGACTGAACTGATCTTCCCGGCCGAGGACAGCACCGACCTCGCGGTCTTCGCCGTGGGTGGTACAGCGACGATCAGCAGCCTTCAGGTCACGCAGCTCGAGTAG
- a CDS encoding YciI family protein translates to MECVVLYTVREGVDRSRIMEIYPRHKAYYQAFHADGGGLVALGPFQDPDPAASSMGIFTSRQEAERFVAGDPFVTEGLADARLLEWNAVHPA, encoded by the coding sequence ATGGAATGCGTTGTGCTGTACACCGTGCGTGAGGGCGTGGATCGCTCCAGGATCATGGAGATCTACCCGCGCCACAAGGCCTATTACCAGGCCTTCCACGCAGACGGCGGAGGCCTCGTTGCCCTCGGCCCGTTCCAGGACCCCGACCCGGCCGCCAGCTCGATGGGCATCTTCACGTCCCGCCAGGAAGCGGAACGGTTCGTCGCCGGCGACCCTTTCGTCACCGAAGGGCTGGCCGACGCGCGGCTCCTGGAGTGGAACGCTGTGCACCCCGCATAG
- a CDS encoding GntR family transcriptional regulator, protein MASPVHQRLREDVLASVFAPDEPLTEAKLTERYGASRTPVREALQRLEQDGLVERRGKAVVVRTHSAEEIIDIYESRIILEQAAAAKAAVKATALDHQLLKGLLLQMQQLDPTDGRALAETNRAFHAQLWHATHSPSLIGLLERLDQQVRRYTLTTLTYPGRWPAVLADYAAMLAAIEDGDSGRAGEIAAHHMSDALAIRLKMYAEDPRTL, encoded by the coding sequence GTGGCCAGTCCCGTCCATCAGCGGCTTCGCGAAGACGTTCTCGCCAGTGTCTTTGCGCCTGACGAGCCGCTCACGGAAGCCAAGCTCACCGAGCGGTACGGGGCATCCCGGACGCCCGTGCGGGAAGCCCTGCAGCGGCTGGAGCAGGACGGGCTGGTGGAAAGGCGCGGCAAAGCGGTGGTTGTCCGCACGCATTCGGCCGAGGAGATCATCGACATCTATGAGTCGAGAATCATCCTCGAGCAGGCCGCCGCGGCCAAGGCCGCCGTCAAGGCCACCGCCCTGGACCACCAGCTGCTCAAGGGACTGCTGCTGCAGATGCAGCAGCTGGATCCCACCGACGGCCGGGCGCTCGCAGAAACCAACCGCGCCTTCCACGCGCAGCTGTGGCACGCCACGCACAGCCCGTCGCTGATCGGACTGCTGGAACGCCTGGACCAGCAGGTGCGCCGGTACACCCTGACCACGCTTACCTACCCCGGCAGGTGGCCGGCAGTGCTGGCGGACTACGCCGCCATGCTGGCCGCCATCGAGGACGGGGACTCCGGGCGCGCCGGGGAGATCGCCGCCCACCACATGTCGGACGCTTTGGCCATCAGGCTGAAGATGTACGCCGAAGATCCCAGGACGCTTTAG
- the tcuA gene encoding FAD-dependent tricarballylate dehydrogenase TcuA translates to MYTIVYSDGAEEMMMNKSDVLVVGGGNAGFAAALAAAERGRKVVLLEKAREAASGGNSFYTAGATRISHDGLGEVIEFVEPDDRHAVTEVPAYTAAEYLADLSKVSEGRNDPELSAVLVSESNPTLRWLQGMGLKYRLMYERQAYRTQDGGYLFWGGLHVGNVGGGKGLMADHRAAAERMGVEVIYDCAATGLIQEDGRVSGVRYRTSTEEGEFRAESVVLASGGFEASPELRREHLGEGWQNAKVRGTPGNTGEMILAALEAGAAKGGDWSTCHSVAWDAWHPENEGNLELTNQLTRGGYPLGIVVNTEGKRFVDEGADYRNYTYAKYGRDILAQPGSAAFQIFDASSRPMLRAEEYDMPGVSVVTAPTLAELAQKAGISPDGLEETVQGFNNSIAEDAPFDPNVKDGRRADTQPPKSNWARSIATGPFYAFPVTCGITFTFGGLKTDTWGRVLTEDAEPLEGLYACGEALGGLFSGNYPGGSGLAAGAVFGRRAGSIA, encoded by the coding sequence ATGTATACAATCGTGTACAGCGATGGAGCTGAGGAGATGATGATGAACAAGAGCGATGTTTTGGTAGTTGGCGGCGGCAACGCCGGATTCGCGGCAGCACTTGCGGCCGCCGAGCGCGGTCGCAAGGTTGTCCTGCTGGAAAAGGCCCGGGAAGCCGCATCCGGCGGCAACAGCTTCTACACCGCCGGCGCCACCCGCATCTCCCATGACGGGCTCGGGGAGGTCATTGAATTCGTGGAGCCTGATGACCGGCACGCCGTCACCGAAGTCCCCGCTTACACCGCTGCCGAATACCTCGCCGATCTGTCCAAGGTCTCCGAAGGCCGCAACGACCCCGAACTGTCCGCCGTCCTGGTCAGCGAAAGCAACCCGACGCTGCGCTGGCTCCAGGGCATGGGACTCAAATACCGCCTAATGTATGAACGCCAGGCATACCGCACCCAGGACGGAGGATACCTGTTCTGGGGCGGCCTGCACGTGGGCAACGTGGGCGGCGGCAAGGGGCTCATGGCCGACCACCGGGCAGCCGCGGAGCGCATGGGCGTGGAGGTCATCTACGACTGCGCAGCCACCGGCCTCATCCAGGAGGACGGCCGTGTAAGCGGGGTCCGGTACCGCACCTCAACCGAAGAGGGCGAGTTCCGGGCTGAGTCTGTAGTCCTCGCGTCGGGAGGCTTCGAGGCATCGCCTGAACTGCGTCGCGAGCACCTGGGTGAGGGCTGGCAGAACGCGAAAGTACGCGGCACGCCCGGCAACACGGGCGAGATGATCCTCGCTGCCCTTGAAGCCGGGGCGGCCAAAGGCGGGGACTGGTCCACCTGCCACAGCGTCGCCTGGGACGCCTGGCACCCGGAGAACGAGGGCAACCTGGAACTCACCAACCAGCTCACCCGCGGCGGGTACCCGCTGGGCATCGTGGTAAACACCGAGGGCAAGCGGTTCGTGGACGAAGGCGCCGACTACCGCAACTACACCTACGCGAAGTACGGCCGCGACATCCTTGCCCAGCCGGGCTCGGCCGCCTTCCAGATCTTTGACGCCTCCTCCCGCCCAATGTTGCGGGCCGAGGAGTACGACATGCCTGGAGTCTCGGTGGTTACCGCGCCCACCCTGGCTGAGCTGGCCCAGAAAGCCGGCATCAGCCCGGACGGCCTGGAGGAGACGGTGCAGGGCTTCAACAACTCGATCGCTGAGGACGCGCCGTTTGACCCCAACGTCAAGGACGGACGCCGTGCCGACACCCAGCCCCCGAAGAGCAACTGGGCCCGCAGCATCGCCACCGGACCGTTTTACGCCTTCCCCGTTACCTGCGGCATCACCTTCACCTTCGGCGGCCTGAAGACTGACACCTGGGGCCGCGTGCTCACCGAAGACGCGGAGCCGCTCGAAGGGCTCTATGCCTGCGGGGAAGCGCTGGGCGGGCTGTTCAGCGGAAACTACCCCGGCGGCTCCGGGCTTGCGGCAGGCGCGGTCTTCGGCCGCCGCGCCGGCTCAATCGCCTAG
- a CDS encoding GntR family transcriptional regulator, which produces MASQAETSPYLMIRNAIISQELPPRAQLVESALAKKYNVSRTPIREALRRLETEGLVERYGSRMQVREYRPEEMLDLYEVRTFLEEAAAKTAALRHTDMDLMLIDRAHQAMVTLDFDAATPAELAAANRTFHERIWAASHSAALLDLLDRILVHFIRYPGTTLSTRERWDRVLKEHEELLVAIRARNAEEAGRIASAHMDEAKNIRIQMYIDAQEISPPRLG; this is translated from the coding sequence GTGGCGTCGCAAGCTGAGACAAGCCCCTACCTGATGATCAGGAACGCCATCATCTCGCAGGAGCTGCCTCCCCGTGCCCAGCTGGTGGAAAGCGCCCTGGCCAAGAAGTACAACGTCTCCAGGACTCCCATTCGCGAAGCGTTGCGCCGCCTCGAAACGGAGGGCTTGGTGGAGCGTTACGGGTCACGGATGCAGGTGCGGGAGTACCGGCCGGAGGAGATGCTGGACCTCTACGAAGTCCGGACCTTCCTCGAGGAAGCGGCCGCCAAAACCGCCGCCCTCCGGCATACGGACATGGACCTGATGCTCATTGACCGTGCGCACCAGGCCATGGTCACCCTCGACTTTGATGCCGCCACTCCGGCTGAGCTGGCCGCCGCCAACCGCACCTTCCATGAGCGCATCTGGGCTGCCAGCCACAGCGCAGCGCTCCTTGACCTGCTGGACCGGATCCTGGTGCACTTCATCCGCTACCCCGGCACCACGCTTTCCACCAGGGAGCGGTGGGACCGGGTGCTGAAGGAGCATGAGGAACTGCTGGTGGCCATCCGCGCGCGGAACGCGGAGGAGGCCGGCCGCATTGCCAGCGCCCATATGGACGAGGCGAAGAACATCCGGATCCAGATGTACATCGACGCGCAGGAAATCAGCCCTCCGCGCCTGGGCTAG
- a CDS encoding PrpF domain-containing protein — MTLLFREEPQAGSLPVTAVPATLVRGGTSKCWIFRDEDLPADPQETERLLIRTFGSPDLRQIDGVGGASSTTSKAITVGGTGPDGTVHYRFAQVAIDKPAVEWASNCGNCATALGLYALHAGLVTPTGDVTRVPILNTVTGLRLICEIPTPGAQVPAYGGRRLDGQHYPGVPIDVVFQKTSWSSYGAQFPTGKALDEIDVDGRRYQATLIDAGAPAALFDARDLGLDATGSEEALEALVRIAPQLRAAAARKMNLPQNLSSIPKVGVVGPPPDGTTGVSARMISMSALHPAIGLTSAVAVAAASGTEGSVVRRSMVPAAEAGLSIHLLNGKTTLALDAADPAEVSFQRSARVISESTILVPND; from the coding sequence ATGACGCTTCTATTCAGGGAAGAACCGCAGGCAGGCAGCCTTCCCGTCACCGCAGTCCCGGCAACCCTGGTCCGCGGAGGTACCAGCAAATGCTGGATCTTCCGTGACGAGGACCTTCCCGCGGACCCCCAGGAGACCGAACGGCTCCTGATCCGCACCTTCGGCTCACCGGACCTTCGCCAAATCGACGGGGTGGGCGGCGCATCCTCAACCACCAGCAAGGCAATCACCGTGGGTGGCACCGGCCCGGACGGAACCGTGCATTACCGGTTCGCGCAGGTTGCCATCGATAAACCAGCGGTTGAATGGGCCAGCAACTGCGGAAACTGCGCAACCGCACTGGGGCTCTATGCACTCCACGCCGGGCTGGTCACCCCCACCGGCGACGTCACCCGGGTCCCCATCCTGAACACGGTCACCGGACTGCGCCTCATCTGTGAAATCCCGACACCGGGCGCGCAGGTTCCGGCGTACGGCGGCCGCCGGCTCGATGGCCAGCACTACCCCGGCGTCCCCATCGACGTCGTTTTCCAGAAGACGTCGTGGTCCAGCTACGGAGCACAGTTCCCTACCGGCAAGGCCCTTGATGAAATCGACGTTGACGGACGGCGGTACCAGGCGACACTGATCGACGCGGGTGCCCCGGCTGCGCTCTTCGATGCACGGGACCTGGGACTGGACGCGACGGGCAGTGAGGAAGCGTTGGAGGCGCTGGTCCGGATTGCACCGCAGTTGCGTGCCGCGGCTGCCCGCAAGATGAACCTTCCGCAGAACCTCAGCTCCATCCCCAAGGTGGGCGTCGTGGGGCCTCCGCCCGACGGAACAACCGGAGTGTCAGCCCGGATGATCTCGATGAGCGCGCTGCACCCCGCCATCGGGCTCACCAGCGCCGTCGCCGTCGCTGCCGCTTCCGGGACGGAAGGCAGCGTAGTGCGGCGCAGCATGGTTCCGGCAGCCGAGGCCGGACTGTCCATCCATCTGCTGAACGGCAAGACCACACTGGCGTTGGATGCAGCCGATCCGGCTGAGGTCTCCTTTCAACGCTCGGCCCGCGTCATCAGCGAAAGCACCATCCTGGTGCCAAATGACTGA
- a CDS encoding ABC transporter ATP-binding protein, protein MKISIQNLQLKYGSFTAIENLNLDIEDGEALVLLGQSGCGKTSTMRCIAGLEEPTSGRIIIDDVVVFDSEKGINLPPNKRNVGMVFQSYAVWPHMTVAQNVAYSLKQKKLPKSEIDERVMEALTLVGLEPYADRGASLLSGGQMQRVALARSLVMRPSVLMLDEPLSNLDARLRDRLRVELREIQLQLGLTCVYVTHDQHEAFALADRIALLQGGRIVQMGAPQHMYEAPASASIAHFLGVSNIMDCTPEGTAAASTTARITDSELTVQSAQATADAGTSPKVCIRAEDLQITAAPTEHPNSWPGTVRVAGFQGNDIRYAIQLESGPELDALGGLKRGEQHKVGDRVWVTVNPREVQILPAEVLA, encoded by the coding sequence ATGAAGATCAGCATTCAAAACCTGCAGCTGAAGTACGGAAGCTTCACTGCCATTGAGAACCTCAACCTCGACATCGAGGACGGCGAAGCGCTCGTCCTCCTGGGCCAATCGGGATGCGGCAAGACCAGCACGATGCGCTGCATCGCCGGTCTGGAGGAGCCCACCTCGGGGCGCATCATCATCGACGACGTGGTGGTCTTCGACTCCGAAAAGGGCATCAACCTGCCACCGAACAAGCGCAACGTCGGCATGGTCTTCCAGTCCTACGCCGTGTGGCCGCACATGACCGTGGCCCAGAACGTCGCCTACTCCCTCAAGCAGAAGAAGCTTCCCAAGAGCGAAATCGATGAGCGCGTCATGGAGGCCCTCACGTTGGTCGGTCTGGAGCCCTACGCAGACCGCGGCGCCAGCCTGCTCAGCGGTGGCCAGATGCAGCGTGTCGCCCTGGCGCGCAGCCTGGTGATGCGGCCCAGCGTGCTCATGCTCGACGAACCGCTCTCCAACCTCGACGCCCGCCTGCGTGACCGGCTCCGGGTGGAACTGCGTGAAATCCAGCTCCAGCTGGGTCTCACCTGCGTGTACGTCACCCACGACCAGCACGAAGCCTTCGCACTGGCAGACCGGATCGCCCTGCTCCAGGGCGGCCGGATTGTGCAGATGGGAGCCCCGCAGCATATGTACGAGGCGCCCGCCAGTGCCTCGATCGCCCACTTCCTGGGCGTCTCCAACATCATGGACTGCACCCCGGAAGGCACGGCCGCGGCGTCCACTACCGCACGCATCACCGACAGTGAGCTCACCGTCCAATCGGCGCAGGCAACCGCCGATGCGGGCACCTCCCCCAAGGTGTGCATCCGCGCCGAGGACCTGCAGATCACGGCCGCGCCAACGGAACACCCCAACTCGTGGCCGGGAACCGTGCGGGTGGCCGGATTCCAGGGCAACGACATCCGGTACGCCATCCAGCTGGAATCAGGGCCCGAGCTGGACGCCCTGGGCGGGCTCAAGCGCGGCGAACAGCACAAGGTCGGGGACCGCGTCTGGGTGACCGTCAACCCCCGTGAAGTCCAGATCCTGCCGGCAGAGGTCCTCGCATGA
- a CDS encoding ABC transporter permease, whose amino-acid sequence MSLKTVATSRAETRPAPKPAPKDYRSARTLAGLRKNTPGLIVLVILGILIVLPLALVLLAAFSDSVPRPGSISLGGLTLSNLALLATPEALGALVNSLMVGAGSAVIALLIGAFLAFVCARSDAPWRKFIFFIGMAPMFIPALVGALAWSLLCSPSAGYINIFLRDLGIDAAINIYSLPGLVFVLGIFYAPYAFLLLHSSLSMMNADLEEAATVHGAPLRTMLRTVTLPLALPAILGSAVLVFALTMENFPVAQVIGNPAGVDTLPTYIYRLMSATPAKSNQAASVAVILTVALMAVTLIQQRIINKRKFTTMTGKGNRPRQVPLRKMRWPFTIIALAYFAVSVVLPMLALLAASMQATPFVSSMSQLLEANALSFAKLGEVLGSNDFQLALKNSVLVALIAAFAGTTLSFIASYIRYRTKSKVGRLIELVAMTPLAVPAIVMGIGLLWTWLLLPLPIYGTLAILAVACVAVFMPQGYRGVSASMLQMDQDLEDSAVMLGAGRTRSVLDVTLPLMRVGIMSSFLLFLMLSMRELSASIFLFTSNTRILSILVFDNFDNGQSQAAAAVSVLYCLVIGILAVIAQKVGGERKTKN is encoded by the coding sequence ATGAGCCTCAAGACCGTAGCGACCAGCCGGGCCGAGACCCGCCCGGCACCGAAGCCCGCACCCAAGGATTACCGCTCTGCCCGGACCCTTGCGGGCCTGCGGAAGAACACGCCGGGCCTGATCGTCCTGGTCATCCTCGGCATCCTCATTGTGCTTCCGCTCGCCCTGGTCCTGCTGGCAGCCTTCTCCGACAGCGTCCCGCGGCCCGGCAGCATCTCCCTGGGCGGCCTGACGCTGTCCAACCTGGCACTGCTGGCCACCCCGGAGGCACTCGGGGCTCTGGTCAACTCGCTCATGGTGGGAGCAGGCTCGGCCGTCATCGCCCTGCTGATCGGTGCGTTCCTGGCCTTTGTCTGCGCCCGCTCCGATGCGCCGTGGCGGAAGTTCATCTTCTTCATCGGCATGGCCCCGATGTTCATCCCGGCCCTGGTCGGCGCCCTGGCCTGGTCCCTGCTGTGCTCGCCCAGCGCCGGCTACATCAACATCTTCCTCCGGGACCTCGGCATTGATGCCGCGATCAACATCTACAGCCTTCCGGGCCTGGTTTTCGTGCTGGGAATCTTCTACGCCCCGTACGCCTTCCTGCTGCTGCACAGCTCCCTGTCGATGATGAACGCCGACCTCGAAGAGGCTGCGACCGTCCACGGCGCACCGCTGCGCACCATGCTGCGGACCGTCACCCTGCCCCTGGCCCTGCCGGCCATCCTGGGCTCCGCCGTCCTGGTCTTCGCACTGACGATGGAAAACTTCCCCGTGGCCCAGGTCATCGGCAACCCGGCCGGCGTGGACACGCTGCCTACCTATATCTACCGCCTGATGAGCGCCACACCGGCCAAGAGCAACCAGGCCGCCAGCGTCGCCGTCATCCTGACGGTTGCGCTGATGGCCGTGACGCTCATCCAGCAGCGCATCATCAACAAGCGCAAATTCACCACGATGACCGGCAAGGGCAACCGTCCCCGCCAGGTGCCTCTGCGCAAGATGCGCTGGCCTTTCACCATCATTGCCCTGGCCTACTTCGCAGTGTCCGTGGTCCTGCCCATGCTCGCCCTGCTGGCCGCGTCGATGCAGGCCACCCCGTTCGTGTCCTCGATGTCCCAGCTACTGGAGGCGAATGCCCTCAGCTTCGCCAAGCTGGGCGAGGTCCTGGGCTCCAACGACTTCCAGCTCGCCCTGAAGAACAGCGTGCTGGTGGCCCTGATCGCGGCCTTCGCCGGCACAACCCTCAGCTTCATCGCCTCCTACATCCGGTACCGCACCAAGTCCAAGGTGGGGCGCCTGATCGAACTGGTGGCCATGACCCCGCTGGCCGTCCCCGCCATCGTCATGGGCATCGGACTGCTCTGGACCTGGCTGCTGCTTCCGTTGCCCATCTATGGCACCCTGGCGATCCTCGCCGTCGCCTGCGTGGCAGTGTTCATGCCGCAGGGCTACCGCGGCGTCTCCGCCTCCATGCTCCAGATGGACCAGGACCTCGAGGACAGCGCCGTGATGCTCGGCGCCGGCCGGACCAGGTCCGTCCTGGACGTCACCCTGCCCCTGATGCGGGTGGGCATCATGTCCTCCTTCCTGCTGTTCCTCATGCTCTCCATGCGTGAGCTCAGCGCCTCCATCTTCCTGTTCACCTCCAACACCCGCATCCTGTCCATCCTCGTGTTCGACAACTTCGACAACGGCCAGAGCCAGGCAGCTGCCGCCGTCAGCGTCCTGTACTGCCTCGTCATCGGAATCCTCGCCGTCATCGCCCAAAAAGTCGGCGGCGAACGCAAGACCAAGAACTGA
- a CDS encoding ABC transporter substrate-binding protein, translating to MKLASKLPALTAAGVLLALSLTGCGSAAQSAGVVTATAAVNTDNGLVINGESIADKATYEKAKTQTLSLYSGYTDSSESALVDAFTKDTGIKVNVVRLTPNKLSERVLSEQGAGKLSADVIRTSDYRIAKSMEDAKVWKAYDVPGASALKDVSVDGGQFTRMFNSVYTLGYNTQLVKEADAPKSWADAVGGKWQGKLGIVQGGSGGSTAALNRFMETKMGGDYFAKYAAQKPKIYDSLGAEATALARGEVAVGTVTISGTNISAVQDKAPVKFIVPEEGLVSYDYYLGMTGTATNVEAAKVFMNYNLSKQGQQVFAQIGEYPVRTDVAPPTIMGVTLPAVDSGKVYRMQNSDATTYGKDDLAKWNQVFGYTK from the coding sequence ATGAAGTTAGCGTCCAAACTCCCCGCCCTCACCGCCGCCGGAGTGCTCCTGGCCCTCAGCCTGACCGGCTGTGGAAGCGCCGCCCAGAGCGCCGGCGTCGTCACGGCCACCGCGGCCGTGAACACCGACAACGGCCTGGTGATCAACGGCGAATCCATCGCGGACAAGGCCACCTACGAGAAGGCCAAGACCCAAACCCTGTCCCTCTACTCCGGCTACACCGATTCCTCCGAAAGCGCCCTGGTGGACGCCTTCACCAAGGACACCGGCATCAAGGTCAACGTCGTCCGGCTCACCCCGAACAAACTCTCCGAACGCGTACTGTCCGAACAGGGTGCCGGCAAGCTCAGCGCCGACGTGATCCGCACCTCCGACTACCGGATCGCCAAGTCCATGGAGGACGCCAAGGTCTGGAAGGCCTACGACGTCCCCGGCGCCTCCGCACTCAAGGACGTCTCCGTGGACGGCGGCCAGTTCACGCGCATGTTCAACTCCGTGTACACCCTGGGCTACAACACCCAGCTGGTGAAGGAAGCTGATGCCCCCAAGTCCTGGGCAGACGCCGTCGGCGGCAAGTGGCAGGGCAAGCTGGGCATCGTCCAGGGCGGCTCTGGCGGCAGCACCGCTGCGCTGAACCGCTTCATGGAAACCAAGATGGGCGGCGACTACTTCGCCAAGTATGCGGCGCAGAAGCCCAAGATCTACGACTCCCTGGGTGCTGAAGCCACCGCCCTGGCCCGCGGTGAAGTCGCCGTCGGCACGGTCACCATCAGCGGCACCAACATCTCGGCCGTGCAGGACAAGGCTCCCGTGAAGTTCATCGTGCCGGAGGAAGGCCTGGTCTCCTACGACTACTACCTGGGCATGACGGGCACAGCCACGAACGTGGAAGCCGCCAAGGTGTTCATGAACTACAACCTTTCCAAGCAGGGCCAGCAGGTCTTCGCGCAGATCGGTGAATACCCGGTCCGCACCGACGTGGCACCGCCCACCATCATGGGTGTGACCCTCCCCGCCGTCGATTCCGGCAAGGTCTACCGCATGCAGAACAGCGACGCCACCACTTACGGCAAGGACGACCTGGCCAAGTGGAACCAGGTGTTCGGCTACACCAAGTAA